A stretch of DNA from Streptomyces xanthii:
GACTTCGGACAGCCACTGGTGCAGGTACGCCGACCAGTCCGTGCCCTGGAAGTCGTGGTGCCCGACCACGAAGGAACGGAACGTGTCGCTGCCCTCGCTGAACAGACCCGGCTTCTTGTCCATCTCCAGGACGACGTCCATCTCCCGGTCGTCGGCCACGAAGCTGAGCTCCACCTGGTTCAGCCCGCGGTACTGCTGCGGCGGGAAGAATTCGATCTCCTGGTAGAACGGCAGCTTCTGCCGCGTACCGCGGATCCGGCCGCGCTCCATGTCCGCGCTCTTGAAGCGGAAGCCGAGCTGGATGAAGGCGTCGAGGATCGCCTGCTGCGACGGCAGCGGGTGCACGTTGATCGGGTCCAGGTCACCGGAGTCGACCGCGCGGGCGATCTCCAGCTCGGTGGTCACCCCGATGTTCATGCCGCGCAACGCCTGCCCGTCGATCATGGTGACCGGCGTCTCCCACGGGATCTCGAGCCCGAAGGGCACCGCGTGCACCGCGCCGGCCTGCAGCTGGAAGGCACCGCCGAGACGGACCTTGGTGAACTCGATGTCCTGCTTGGTCTCCTGGTCGGCGCCCTCGACCTCGACGCGGGCCTGCAGTCCGACCGACAGCCCCTCGATCTCCTGATCGACGGAACCGCCCTGGATCCGCACCTCGCCCTGCACGACGCCGCCGGGCACGACATTGACCTCGGTGAGCACGGTCTCCACGGACGCCCCGCCCGCACCCAGGCTCGCCAACAGCCGCTTGAACCCCATGAACGATCTCCTCCGTCGACTTACTACTGCTGACTACAAACGCGATGGACGGCCGC
This window harbors:
- a CDS encoding sporulation protein produces the protein MGFKRLLASLGAGGASVETVLTEVNVVPGGVVQGEVRIQGGSVDQEIEGLSVGLQARVEVEGADQETKQDIEFTKVRLGGAFQLQAGAVHAVPFGLEIPWETPVTMIDGQALRGMNIGVTTELEIARAVDSGDLDPINVHPLPSQQAILDAFIQLGFRFKSADMERGRIRGTRQKLPFYQEIEFFPPQQYRGLNQVELSFVADDREMDVVLEMDKKPGLFSEGSDTFRSFVVGHHDFQGTDWSAYLHQWLSEVGSNKNWF